In Vigna angularis cultivar LongXiaoDou No.4 chromosome 8, ASM1680809v1, whole genome shotgun sequence, the DNA window ACCAAAACAAGttcacaaattatatataaaattgttttaaacaacattacatacattttatttatttatttatgcttaTTAACTTGCAAActttaagatattaaaatttcTGTAATTATATTCAATGTACGGCTATTAAAAGTGACATGCCAAAGAAAAGTCATATACAACTACCAAAACATACAAGTACCACTATAGGGAGAAAAAAAACACATGATGGAACATTAAAAGTCATCATGGAACATTCAAAATTGTGTCTTCCAGATAATACAAATCAATGTGGCTGTGATATTTCTGTGTGCTGCGGCTTGAGGCTATCCACATGCAACTGAGCAAGAGCTTCAGATAACAACTCCGGGGTGGCTTTTCTCACGGTTTGGTGTTTAGAAGGCAATGCCGGAGGTGGGGGCTGAGATTTGTATATCTGATCACGAGTAAGGTTGTTGTCAAGTTCATTTCCACTCTCGGCTGATTCCACGGAAGTAATAGATATGTTCTGAGATTGAGATTGAATATGATGCATTGGACTAACATCGATCTGCGGTGCCTGATTTTCGTTGTAAGGGACGTGAACGAGTGCTGCAGTTTCTGTGTGTGTTAAATAGTTCTGAGAGTCAGAGGTAGAGTTACGTGGTACACGGGAACCTATGGATGAAAGATTTAGATTCATTGATGCTTGGGTAGAGGCAGTCATAGGCAAAGTAACAGGTACGAGGTATACAGGGCAAATAGGATTGGTTTGATAAACCAGATGCGTCGAAGGACGAGATTGCTGATAAATACAGTGGCCAGTCGGTAATGAGTTCAGGGGAGCATGAAGGGGTAAATTGCGTGTAGCAGATTGCACCACTGAATTAAACCGTGGAAATGAAGAATACCGTGCATTCAAATTTGCATTATTGGAAACAAAGAGGTTCTGACTTTCAACTTGGACAGTCTGAGCACTGAGTGTGGCCTCCGAAACATGAAGCACAGAGTCCTGATAACACGTATTCTGCCGCTGCGAAATGATGCTGGAAACAGTACTATCACTGAACAAAACACAACCAGagtttattattaaaatcttgagaaagaaacaaaaaaaagtgaCTTGGTGAAGAAGTTAGGGGATAAGGTAGCGGAATACCTTGGAAGAGATGAGGGGAGGGatggaggaagaagagaggaagcGAAAGAGGAGGTGGTGTCGAGAGGGAAGGAGTGGTGCATGATGGAGGAGCTCTTGAGGGAGTCCAAGAACCATGACTCGGTTTTGGGGTGGCGGAAAGCAGGGAAGACGAAGAGTCTGATGCGGGAAGAGGAGTTGTGGTACTCGTCGACGAGGATGTGGAGGTCTTCGTCGGAGGCGAGGGAGATGAGAGAATCAAGGTGAAGGTGGGGGAGCTGGTACTTGAGAGTGAAGGGGTATTTCAGAGAGAGGAGGGTGGAGAGATGGGTGCGGAAGGAGGAGAGCGTGGCGAGGGTGCGGTGCTGGATGGAGAGGATACGGGTTTCGCCCCCGGCGTAGAAGAGGGAGTTGGTGCCGGGACGGGGGAGTATGTGGCCGCCGTAGCTGCACATGAGACGGAGCTTGGCGGTGGATGCTTCTTCTGACTCCATCCGGTTGAGTCGGTTGCTTCCCAATTGAATTGAATAAGAGAAAGCTTTGATTCTATTTTTGAGAATAGATATTCAGTAAATTTATTTACCTACCGACTTGAACAGTGAGGTGAAAGTGAAAAGTAACGAGAAATTGGAGGTTACGTGAAGTATTCGTTTGGATGACATAAGGTTCGAAAGCTTCTAGATCTTCCGCTGCTATTTATTTCTTAGTCAAAACTCTTCTCTCATAATCTCACCAAATCAATCTCCTCTCCATCGGAAACCATgaatcaccaccaccaccactctcATCCTCCTCCTGGGCCACCGGGGCCACCGGGTCCGCTGCGAGGACCGCCAGGGCCACCGCCACCTCCTGTCCACCACTCACCGCCGCCACCCGATCATTTtgctcctccaccaccaccgcgTCATCATGCCCATCCGGATCCATTTTATCCTCCACCGCCACCCCTGCATCACCATCCTCCCGGACCTCCCGGGCCTCCCGGCGGACCTTATGGGCCTTCTGGCCTTCATGGACCTCCCGGGCCTCCTGGCCTTCATGGACCTCCCGGGCCTCCTGGCCTTCATGGACCTCCCGGGCCTCCTGGCCCTCATGGGCATCCCGGGCCTCCTGACCCACATGGGCCTCCTGGGCCTCATGGGCATCCCGGTCCTCCTGGGCCTCCCGGACCTCCACCTCCACGCGGGCCTTACTTTTGAGGAATACGTACGTAGTAAGCTCCACATGGCTATATCTGTTTTcgatgttttattattataaatgttcCAAAATAATGTCAATTTCAGTGCAATAATTTATGGTGGAGCTTTGTTTATTATCGTTCTTCTCATTTATATTATACTCCCCTCATTGtattttatgttctattttttattcatacttTTTATTCTAGATGCCTTTGCGTTTGGTGCTTATGctgattttttaataaattcgtATCCTTACGtttcataaactaaaataatatttagggAAAACTTTATGAagaacttttaaattatttaataatttatacgatcaaatttaatttttttgttgttataaatacttaaggtttaatcctttactacatccctatttatgtactaatgtctcaattgggtcctcgttttttaaagtggaccaaaatggtccctaattttgaaaattgatatcaattgagtcctttccgttaagttggctggacggcgttaaaaaaattgatgagtgggatgctgagatgacgaacgagcgctcgtccaccagcgaacgaacgctcgtccatcagcgaacgaacgctcgtccatcagcgaacgaacgctcgtcgaccaccgaaccaacggtcgtccagtgtggaacaaACGgttgtccagcagtaagaggtcgacgagcgttcgttctctggtggacgagcgttcgttcgctggtggacgagcgctcgttcgtcatctcagcatccactcatcaatttttttaacgccgtccagccaacttaacggaaatgactcaattgatatcaattttcaaaattagggaccattttgatacactttaaaaaacgagatCCAATTGAGAAATTCGTACATAGGGATGTAGTAAAGGATTAAACCAATACTTAATTAAATCACATATCCAACCCCACTGAGATAtaacagaataaaataattttttaaaaaggcTGGACCAATGCTGTGCCCACGAGTCCCACGATTCTATCTGTCCGAGGTCACTTATTCTATTATCCAAGAAAAAACattatctatttattaaaacaatatcattttttacagtattttttgaaatttctaTTTACTTAgcattctttttaaataatagaaaacgatCCAAATCAATAATAGGTTGTTCCAATAAGGAAACCACggcaattatatatttttcatttaaattacatatcattttttttaattaagtaaaagAAAGGACATTTATTGACATTTAAATTGtgaattttacttaattttgtGATTTGTTTATTCTTGAATCACGGTAGGTGGTACTATTGCATTGCATTCTAATACCGGTGCCTATTTTCATCAATCAACTGcaataagaagaaaaggaaggatcaaattgattttggaaaagaaaaagtctCTGCCATGGATGATTAGATATTTGTCTGTAATGTCTTACCCAGCGTAAGGGTAATTTTTTAAACACCAAATATTGCaagagaaatgaaaatatgataGTGAGAGAGTTGCAAGTGATTGAGAAATATAATGGTAACCTTTCACTGGCATTAACAATCAACTAGTGCTTTCAACCAAAAATGGACCATACCCcattcacttttcttttgtttgattttacCACTGAAAACACATGAGACATATTATGAACACTAGAGAAAAAGGTGAAAATGATCCGTGGGACTCGTGGAgtgttattattatcatcaatgGAATGTGCAGTTCAAGCATTTACTAAAGTATGCAGCAAAAGAAAATTTTACCACACATTGCTGAACACCTTCATATCATGCATCAAAGTAAGAAGAAACATGTCCATTAATCTGATATGTTGTAGTAAACATTCAGAGTCAAAAGcaaaaacaatacaaaactCTCATCACATATTCACAC includes these proteins:
- the LOC108318981 gene encoding uncharacterized protein LOC108318981; its protein translation is MESEEASTAKLRLMCSYGGHILPRPGTNSLFYAGGETRILSIQHRTLATLSSFRTHLSTLLSLKYPFTLKYQLPHLHLDSLISLASDEDLHILVDEYHNSSSRIRLFVFPAFRHPKTESWFLDSLKSSSIMHHSFPLDTTSSFASSLLPPSLPSSLPSDSTVSSIISQRQNTCYQDSVLHVSEATLSAQTVQVESQNLFVSNNANLNARYSSFPRFNSVVQSATRNLPLHAPLNSLPTGHCIYQQSRPSTHLVYQTNPICPVYLVPVTLPMTASTQASMNLNLSSIGSRVPRNSTSDSQNYLTHTETAALVHVPYNENQAPQIDVSPMHHIQSQSQNISITSVESAESGNELDNNLTRDQIYKSQPPPPALPSKHQTVRKATPELLSEALAQLHVDSLKPQHTEISQPH